AGGTGTTGTATTCATCGTTGAAGGTGAAATGGATATGACTATAGAAGGTGAATCGCATCATCTTGAAGCGGGAGGTTATGCATTTTTACCGCCGGGATGTAAATGGACGCTGAAAAACAATAGCGATAAGCACGTTAAATTTCATTGGATCCGCAAAGCTTATCAATTTGTAGAAGGTATTGATGCGCCCGAACCCTTTGTAACCAGCGATCACGATGTTGAAGCGATTGAGATGCCGGACACAGGAGGCGTATGGGCAACGACTAGGTTTACAGAGCAATCTGATATGCGTCACGATATGCATGTGAATATAGTTACTTTCCAGCCAGGTGGTGTGATTCCATTTGATGAAACTCATGTTATGGAACATGGTTTGTATGTACTAGAAGGTAAAGCCGTATATCACTTAAACGGCGAATGGGTAGAAGTTGAGGCAGGTGATTTTATGTGGCTGCGCGCATTTTGCCCACAATCTTGTTACGCTGGCGGACCTGGTCCATTTAGATACTTACTATATAAAGATGTGAATAGACATATGCCGTTTATTCGCCCAGAACGATAACCCATCCAGAACGATAAACAGTTTAGAGGCATAATCGTTAATTCGAGTATGTCATTTACTCCCAGATGACGGTTTAAGTCGCGTACGGGTTTATGGTAAAGTTGCTGATACTGCCAATTAAACGACTCTACCAATTAACAGATATTACTAACCCATAGTAAGGTGAATTCATGAGTACTACAATCATAGCCAAACCTTTGACCAAAGCTGAGTTTGCGCCATATGGTAAGGTTATTGAGCCGTACGACAAAGAGCAAGAAACGCCTGAAAATTGTTATGAGATTAATAATGGCTACGCCAAGCGCCATCATGCTATCGCTGAGTCTAAGCTTGATGGTGGCAATGTCGGCATGAGTATTTTCTGTGCTAAAAAGCGCGAATTTCCTATCGCTTTGTCAGTGATGGAATATCATCCGTTTGGTACGCAAGCTTTCTTTTCGATGCATGGTCAAGATTATATTGTCGTCGTTGCGCCTGCGGGCGAGCCACCCCAGTCTGCTGATGATTTAAAAGTATTTTATGCCAAGTCTCATCAAGGCGTGCAATATGATGCCAACGTTTGGCATCACCCACTGCTCGCACTTGGTTGTAACTCTGACTTTTTGGTCATTGATCGTATCAATGGCGAAGGCAATAACTGCCATGAGCTTGATATTAATGATTGGCAAGTTCAGATTGAAATTGATCGTGAAACTGATAGCGAATCTGACAGCGCAACTAAAAGTGAAATTAACAGTGAGCATAGTTAAGTTTATACTTCGCTGACTCGTATTAACTAAGCATTAGACAATAGCTTTAACATTAAATGAATCATGACACACAAAAGACAGCCCTCAATCGGGTTGTCTTTTCTTATTTTAGTACCGCCTTTGAGAAGTTATATTGCGTT
The nucleotide sequence above comes from Psychrobacter sp. P2G3. Encoded proteins:
- a CDS encoding bifunctional allantoicase/(S)-ureidoglycine aminohydrolase — translated: MSTKSTYYAPTGGLPPQTQLLSDRAIFTEAYAIIPKRVLTDIVISYLPFWEGMRMWVLARPLSGFSETFSQYIVEVAPNGGSEKPELDAKAEGVVFIVEGEMDMTIEGESHHLEAGGYAFLPPGCKWTLKNNSDKHVKFHWIRKAYQFVEGIDAPEPFVTSDHDVEAIEMPDTGGVWATTRFTEQSDMRHDMHVNIVTFQPGGVIPFDETHVMEHGLYVLEGKAVYHLNGEWVEVEAGDFMWLRAFCPQSCYAGGPGPFRYLLYKDVNRHMPFIRPER
- a CDS encoding ureidoglycolate lyase; translated protein: MSTTIIAKPLTKAEFAPYGKVIEPYDKEQETPENCYEINNGYAKRHHAIAESKLDGGNVGMSIFCAKKREFPIALSVMEYHPFGTQAFFSMHGQDYIVVVAPAGEPPQSADDLKVFYAKSHQGVQYDANVWHHPLLALGCNSDFLVIDRINGEGNNCHELDINDWQVQIEIDRETDSESDSATKSEINSEHS